The following are encoded together in the Magnetospirillum gryphiswaldense MSR-1 v2 genome:
- a CDS encoding alpha/beta hydrolase: MTLNAHVAPPASGGIARQVVILLHGVGADGADLFGLVPYVAPMLPDAVFISPDAPFAYDMAPFGRQWFSLQDRSGPALAAGIRATAPLLDAFIDAKLAEYGLDDSDLALIGFSQGTMMALHVAPRRAKTCAGIVGFSGAVVAGETLADEVLSRPRVLLVHGDADPVVNPASLATAERTLAAVGIPVLTELRPDLDHSIDGPGLALATAFLRQAFGLPLPQ; this comes from the coding sequence ATGACCCTGAACGCCCATGTCGCCCCGCCCGCCTCGGGCGGAATTGCCCGCCAAGTGGTTATCCTGCTGCACGGGGTGGGGGCGGACGGCGCCGATCTGTTCGGTCTGGTGCCCTATGTGGCGCCCATGCTGCCGGACGCGGTGTTCATCTCCCCCGATGCTCCCTTCGCCTATGACATGGCCCCGTTCGGGCGGCAATGGTTTTCATTACAGGATCGATCCGGTCCGGCCCTGGCGGCGGGTATCCGCGCCACCGCGCCGCTGCTCGACGCTTTCATCGACGCCAAACTGGCGGAATACGGCCTGGACGACAGCGATCTGGCCCTGATCGGTTTCAGCCAGGGCACCATGATGGCGCTGCATGTGGCGCCGCGCCGGGCCAAGACCTGCGCCGGTATCGTCGGCTTTTCCGGTGCCGTGGTCGCGGGCGAAACCCTGGCCGATGAAGTGCTGTCGCGTCCGCGCGTGCTGCTGGTCCATGGCGATGCCGACCCGGTGGTCAACCCGGCCAGTCTGGCCACGGCGGAACGGACCTTGGCGGCGGTGGGCATTCCGGTACTGACCGAATTGCGTCCTGACCTCGATCACTCCATCGACGGCCCCGGCCTGGCCCTGGCCACCGCCTTCCTGCGTCAGGCTTTTGGCTTGCCATTGCCCCAATAG
- a CDS encoding HNH endonuclease, with the protein MEVLLSVGSGYPVLVLNADFRPLSYFPLSLWSWQEAVKAVVSDRVNVVSEYEREIRSPSSRMRLPSVISLKEYVPAPNRPAFTRFNVFLRDHFTCQYCGQDFATHDLTFDHVIPRALGGRTTWGNVVAACSPCNVKKGHKLVAQAGMRLLNWPKEPRNFQLQENGRSFPPNFLHQSWGDFLYWDTELDQF; encoded by the coding sequence ATGGAGGTGCTATTGAGTGTAGGCTCAGGCTATCCCGTCTTGGTGCTGAACGCGGATTTCCGCCCGCTCAGCTATTTTCCGCTGTCCCTGTGGTCATGGCAGGAGGCAGTAAAGGCCGTTGTCTCCGATCGCGTCAACGTGGTGTCGGAATACGAACGCGAAATCCGCTCGCCATCGTCGCGCATGCGCCTGCCCAGCGTGATTTCGCTGAAGGAATACGTGCCGGCCCCCAACCGCCCGGCCTTCACCCGCTTCAACGTTTTCTTGCGCGATCACTTCACCTGCCAGTATTGCGGCCAGGATTTCGCCACCCACGATCTGACCTTCGACCATGTCATCCCGCGCGCCTTGGGCGGACGCACCACTTGGGGCAACGTGGTCGCCGCCTGTTCGCCCTGCAATGTCAAAAAGGGGCACAAACTGGTGGCCCAGGCCGGCATGCGCCTGCTGAACTGGCCGAAAGAGCCCAGAAATTTCCAACTACAGGAGAATGGGCGCAGCTTTCCCCCCAATTTCCTGCATCAATCCTGGGGTGATTTCCTGTATTGGGATACGGAACTGGATCAGTTTTAG
- a CDS encoding AmpG family muropeptide MFS transporter: MDKLAKALAVYGDRRILTVLLLGFSSGLPLALTGSTLALWLTEAKVSLATIGYFALVGTPYIFKFAWAPLIDHVRLPLLTRLFGRRRAWMLATQTLLIAALLGLGFNDPAARPELTALLAVVVAFCSASQDIVIDAYRVEILDAEQYGAGAAAVQAGYRIAMLTTGAGALYLAQFSGSWSLTYAVMAALVLVGMATVLANAEPVADLPPPPPGVTGWLRHAVADPFMDMARRQGWMILGVLAFILLYKLGDAFAGVMANPFYVRMGFSKNEIASVSKVFGFTATLAGTFVGGVLVARFGLFKSLLLCGVLQMGSNLMFAWQAVMGHDILALTLTIAVENFTGGLGSAAFVAYMSGLCSLSYTGTQYALLSSLAAVGRTLIASTTGLLAERLGWVDFFLLSTLVAVPGLLLLLWMMRKARVEPG; encoded by the coding sequence ATGGATAAATTGGCCAAGGCGCTGGCGGTCTATGGCGACCGCCGCATCCTGACCGTATTGCTGCTGGGTTTCTCCAGCGGCCTGCCCTTGGCCCTGACCGGCTCGACCCTGGCCCTGTGGCTGACCGAGGCCAAGGTGTCGCTGGCCACCATCGGTTATTTCGCGCTGGTGGGCACCCCTTATATCTTCAAATTCGCCTGGGCGCCGTTGATCGACCACGTGCGCCTGCCGCTCTTGACCCGTCTGTTCGGGCGGCGCCGCGCCTGGATGCTGGCGACCCAGACCTTGCTGATCGCCGCCTTGCTGGGCCTGGGTTTCAACGACCCGGCGGCACGACCGGAACTGACGGCGCTGCTGGCGGTGGTGGTGGCATTCTGTTCGGCCAGCCAGGACATCGTCATCGACGCCTATCGCGTCGAAATCCTGGATGCCGAACAATATGGCGCCGGTGCCGCGGCGGTGCAGGCGGGATACCGCATCGCCATGCTGACCACCGGGGCCGGGGCCTTGTATCTGGCCCAGTTCAGCGGCTCGTGGAGCCTGACCTACGCGGTGATGGCGGCCCTGGTGCTGGTGGGCATGGCGACGGTGCTGGCCAATGCCGAGCCGGTGGCCGACCTGCCGCCGCCGCCGCCCGGGGTGACCGGCTGGCTCAGGCACGCGGTGGCCGATCCGTTCATGGACATGGCCCGGCGCCAGGGCTGGATGATCCTGGGCGTGCTGGCCTTCATCCTGCTGTACAAGCTGGGCGACGCCTTCGCCGGAGTGATGGCCAATCCGTTCTATGTACGCATGGGCTTTTCCAAGAACGAGATCGCCTCCGTCTCCAAGGTGTTCGGCTTCACCGCCACCTTGGCCGGCACCTTCGTCGGCGGCGTGCTGGTGGCCCGCTTCGGCCTGTTCAAAAGCCTGTTGCTGTGCGGCGTGTTGCAAATGGGCTCGAACCTGATGTTCGCCTGGCAGGCGGTGATGGGGCACGATATCCTGGCCCTGACCCTGACCATCGCGGTGGAGAACTTCACCGGCGGCTTGGGCTCGGCCGCTTTCGTCGCTTATATGTCGGGCCTGTGCAGCCTCAGTTATACCGGCACCCAATACGCGCTCTTGTCGTCGCTGGCGGCGGTGGGCCGCACCCTGATCGCCTCGACCACCGGTTTGCTGGCGGAGCGGCTGGGCTGGGTCGATTTCTTCCTGCTGTCCACCCTGGTCGCCGTGCCGGGTTTGCTGTTGTTGCTGTGGATGATGCGAAAGGCCCGGGTTGAACCCGGCTGA
- the ald gene encoding alanine dehydrogenase, translating into MLVGVPKEIKTHEYRVGLVPAAVRELVAHGHRVLVQTGAGAGIGCGDEVYIQAGAEIADDAAQVFAAAHMIVKVKEPQPAEYSLLRPGQVLFTYLHLAPDPGQTRALLESGCTAIAYETVTDGQGGLPLLAPMSEVAGRMAAQVGAHCLEKEQGGAGILLGGVPGVAPGHVVVLGGGVVGSNAARLALGLGARVTILDKSLPRLRHLDEAFGGRILTRYATLDAIETLVPQADLLVGAVLIPGAAAPRLVSAEMVAAMRPGSVIVDVAIDQGGCIATSRPTSHAQPTYVQSGVVHYCVTNMPGAVARTSAFALGHATLPFVLALADKGWARALAEDPHLKAGLNIHSGNVTHEAVARDLGLGYLDPEAALTRQQGQ; encoded by the coding sequence ATGCTTGTCGGCGTCCCCAAAGAGATCAAGACCCATGAATACCGCGTCGGTCTGGTACCGGCGGCGGTGCGCGAACTGGTGGCCCATGGCCACCGGGTTTTGGTGCAGACCGGCGCCGGGGCCGGCATCGGCTGCGGCGACGAGGTCTATATCCAGGCCGGGGCCGAGATTGCCGATGACGCCGCCCAGGTGTTCGCCGCCGCCCATATGATCGTCAAGGTCAAGGAGCCGCAACCGGCGGAATATTCCCTGCTGCGTCCCGGTCAGGTGTTGTTCACCTATCTGCATCTGGCCCCCGACCCGGGACAGACCCGCGCCTTGCTCGAGTCCGGCTGTACCGCTATCGCCTATGAAACGGTGACCGATGGCCAAGGCGGCCTGCCGCTTTTGGCCCCCATGAGTGAAGTGGCCGGGCGCATGGCCGCCCAGGTGGGCGCCCATTGCCTGGAAAAGGAACAAGGCGGCGCCGGCATCCTGCTCGGCGGCGTGCCCGGCGTCGCTCCGGGGCACGTTGTCGTGCTGGGCGGCGGTGTGGTCGGCAGCAATGCGGCGCGTCTGGCCCTGGGCCTGGGGGCGCGGGTGACCATCTTGGACAAATCCCTGCCCCGCCTGCGCCATCTGGACGAAGCCTTCGGCGGCCGCATCCTGACCCGTTATGCCACCTTGGACGCCATCGAAACGCTGGTGCCCCAGGCCGATCTGCTGGTCGGCGCCGTGCTGATCCCCGGCGCCGCCGCACCGCGTCTGGTGTCGGCGGAAATGGTCGCCGCCATGCGGCCCGGCTCGGTCATCGTCGACGTCGCCATCGATCAGGGCGGCTGCATCGCCACCTCGCGTCCCACCAGCCACGCCCAGCCCACCTATGTGCAATCGGGCGTGGTGCATTATTGTGTCACCAACATGCCCGGCGCCGTCGCCCGCACCTCGGCCTTCGCGCTTGGGCATGCCACGCTTCCCTTTGTTCTGGCCTTGGCCGACAAGGGTTGGGCCAGGGCATTGGCCGAAGACCCGCATTTAAAAGCGGGATTGAACATCCACAGTGGAAATGTCACGCACGAGGCTGTGGCGCGCGACCTCGGTTTGGGGTATTTGGACCCCGAGGCCGCTTTGACAAGGCAACAAGGACAATAA
- the ppa gene encoding inorganic diphosphatase: protein MDIKKIPIGKNPPHDVNVIIEIPLRGDPVKYEIDKESGAMFVDRFLHTAMFYPTNYGFIPHTLSEDGDPVDVMVVGKHGVAVGSVMRCRPIGVLLMEDESGQDEKILAVPHPKLHPYYDNVASYTDLPTTLIEQIEHFFTHYKDLEKGKWVKCLGWKGPEDAAAIIEVGIKKAEKKKK, encoded by the coding sequence ATGGACATCAAGAAGATCCCGATCGGCAAGAACCCGCCCCACGACGTCAACGTCATCATCGAAATCCCGCTGCGCGGCGACCCGGTGAAGTACGAGATCGACAAGGAATCCGGCGCCATGTTCGTGGACCGTTTCCTGCACACCGCCATGTTCTATCCGACCAATTACGGTTTCATCCCTCACACCCTGTCGGAAGACGGTGATCCGGTGGACGTGATGGTCGTCGGCAAGCACGGCGTCGCCGTCGGCTCGGTCATGCGCTGCCGTCCCATCGGCGTGCTGCTGATGGAAGACGAAAGCGGCCAGGACGAAAAGATCCTGGCGGTGCCGCATCCCAAGCTGCATCCCTATTACGACAACGTCGCCAGCTATACCGATCTGCCCACCACCCTGATCGAGCAGATCGAGCACTTCTTCACCCACTACAAGGACCTGGAAAAGGGCAAGTGGGTCAAGTGCTTGGGTTGGAAGGGCCCGGAAGACGCCGCCGCCATCATCGAAGTCGGCATCAAGAAGGCGGAAAAGAAGAAGAAGTAA
- a CDS encoding phage tail protein, translated as MKTTFLLSHAAAGLILAAGLTLGSDDALACNGSSPYLGEVCPVAFNWCPVGTLPADGRTLTVNENEALFTLLGTTFGGNGTTTFGLPNLNNASVVGSNPAASPSGLGVASGQNSVALTTANLPAHTHAATLSVNLATTPALAAKQARGNDTLPQAGDALATAITQVGPSVNPVSSYIPAASAGSTVGLGGAVTGFSGTGQVTVANSGIPVSINTIPPQLALTYCIATTGIFPQRPN; from the coding sequence ATGAAAACCACCTTCCTGTTGTCCCACGCCGCCGCTGGCCTGATCCTGGCCGCCGGACTGACCCTTGGCTCCGACGATGCCCTGGCCTGCAACGGCTCAAGCCCGTATCTGGGCGAAGTCTGCCCGGTTGCTTTCAACTGGTGCCCGGTGGGCACCCTGCCGGCCGATGGCCGAACCCTGACGGTCAATGAAAACGAGGCCCTGTTTACCCTGCTCGGCACTACCTTTGGCGGTAACGGCACCACCACGTTCGGCTTGCCCAACCTGAACAACGCCTCTGTGGTCGGCAGCAACCCTGCCGCCTCTCCGTCGGGCCTGGGGGTCGCAAGCGGCCAGAACTCGGTGGCCTTGACCACGGCCAACTTGCCCGCCCACACCCATGCCGCCACCTTGAGCGTCAATCTGGCGACGACACCGGCATTGGCCGCCAAGCAAGCCCGCGGCAACGACACCTTGCCGCAGGCGGGTGATGCGTTGGCCACCGCCATTACCCAGGTGGGGCCGTCTGTGAACCCCGTTTCCTCCTACATCCCCGCCGCCAGTGCTGGTTCGACCGTCGGCTTGGGCGGGGCCGTCACCGGCTTTTCCGGCACCGGGCAGGTCACTGTCGCCAACTCCGGCATTCCGGTCAGCATCAACACCATCCCGCCGCAATTGGCGCTGACGTACTGCATCGCCACCACGGGCATTTTCCCCCAGCGGCCCAACTGA
- a CDS encoding phage tail protein encodes MKTLASPALRRRLCTSAALAMLTFATPSWACGTEGYVGEICFFAFNWCPQGFVPANGATLPLQQNVALYSLTNNVYGGDGKTNFKVPNLVKTGIIGSGTAADLAANFQWSKPYGSATKTLTMAQMPSHTHAATFAPDQGTPLQGALSLTAKQANATLPIPANGAVLAGLTDTSATPVAKKSYANGTVAGAVVSLGGTSATVTGTGAVTVNAAGAATPIPTSPPVLGLTACIVTQGYYPPRD; translated from the coding sequence ATGAAAACTCTCGCTTCCCCCGCCTTGCGCCGCCGGCTCTGCACGAGCGCGGCGCTGGCCATGCTGACCTTCGCCACACCATCTTGGGCCTGCGGCACCGAGGGCTATGTGGGTGAAATCTGCTTTTTCGCCTTTAATTGGTGCCCGCAGGGATTTGTCCCCGCCAATGGCGCGACCTTGCCGTTGCAGCAAAATGTTGCTTTGTATTCCTTGACCAACAACGTCTATGGCGGCGACGGCAAGACCAACTTCAAGGTCCCCAATCTGGTCAAAACCGGCATCATCGGTTCGGGTACCGCCGCCGATCTGGCCGCAAACTTCCAGTGGAGCAAGCCCTATGGCAGCGCCACCAAAACCCTGACCATGGCGCAAATGCCGAGCCATACCCATGCCGCCACCTTTGCCCCCGACCAGGGCACTCCTCTGCAAGGCGCCCTAAGCCTGACCGCCAAGCAAGCCAACGCCACCTTGCCCATTCCGGCCAATGGCGCGGTGCTGGCCGGCCTGACCGACACCTCGGCCACACCGGTGGCCAAGAAGTCGTACGCCAACGGCACGGTCGCCGGCGCCGTCGTCTCGCTGGGCGGGACGAGCGCCACCGTCACCGGCACCGGCGCGGTGACCGTCAACGCGGCCGGCGCCGCCACCCCGATCCCCACCAGCCCGCCGGTGCTTGGCCTGACCGCCTGCATCGTCACCCAGGGCTATTATCCGCCGCGGGATTGA
- a CDS encoding phage tail protein: MHFRMTLPAAAFAAVAVLTGTSPAQACGVDAYIGQICYFAGSFCPQGTYPATGGTLQNYQDQALLSLISTLYGGSQSSSTFMVPNLAGRLGVGTSPTLTIATKRGQMTSNVNLIQHTHTATYNPAGGTTPLQINATVKASQSNGTHTDAAAGDLLAVANYNGAAWPHYAPATAAGTMVTLAGASAPITGSGTPTLAATGSDPTQLTALSIVPAELTLTACIVGYSGGVYPMRPN, from the coding sequence ATGCACTTCAGGATGACCCTGCCCGCGGCAGCGTTCGCTGCCGTCGCGGTGCTGACCGGCACCAGCCCGGCCCAGGCCTGCGGCGTCGATGCCTATATCGGGCAAATCTGCTATTTCGCCGGTAGTTTTTGCCCCCAGGGCACCTACCCGGCCACGGGCGGTACCCTCCAGAACTACCAAGACCAGGCGCTGCTCTCCTTGATCAGCACCCTCTATGGCGGCAGCCAATCCAGCAGTACCTTTATGGTCCCCAACCTGGCCGGGCGCCTGGGCGTCGGCACCTCCCCCACCCTGACGATCGCCACCAAACGCGGTCAGATGACCAGCAACGTAAACTTGATCCAGCATACCCATACCGCCACCTACAATCCCGCCGGCGGGACCACGCCGCTGCAGATCAACGCCACGGTCAAAGCCAGCCAGAGCAACGGTACCCACACCGACGCCGCCGCCGGCGACCTTCTGGCCGTCGCCAATTATAATGGCGCCGCCTGGCCCCATTACGCCCCGGCAACGGCCGCCGGCACCATGGTCACCCTGGCTGGCGCCAGTGCCCCCATCACCGGCAGCGGCACCCCGACCCTGGCCGCCACCGGCAGCGATCCCACCCAACTGACGGCGCTGAGCATCGTACCGGCCGAGTTGACCCTGACCGCCTGCATCGTCGGCTATTCCGGCGGTGTTTACCCCATGCGGCCCAACTGA
- a CDS encoding Ig-like domain-containing protein: MTHFAKPRRSVSRSATGQMRLSSMLMALEPRLMFDGAAMADAVDHAADAAGDDAAAIAAQAASVADAAAPAPARKEVAFVDTGVADYQSLVDSIGAGIEVVLIDGGESGLAQMAKWAQTHADYDAVHILSHGDDGVLVLGSDTIDAAALSQAGIQAGFAALGQALSADGDLLVYGCSVAASEVGRTFIANLATATGADVAASDDVTGAAGLGGDWSLESRTGMVEAAEFVISSYHSSLNVIGTTVIMGSSAESDDYVTSMGSVGGQEGWAGVGWYYNATVSDSHVEIFGGDGNIRVDIQSNTITITWPEDSNAYGVNEFYISFSDGSLASIDAISRTSDADIDYSVTGDEYSSIPDGAGIFSISSENSKVLVFSAIPELANQHALRGTLTFSFTSTANAPTGPTVTSVERQTPASATTNADSLTWRVTFNEAVSNLADGTVDFDVAELTGESVSVVSAGGNAYDVTVSGGDIANHTGTVTLGLKGGQNIVNGASQALSSITPSGTDQRTFTLDNSAPAAPSAPDMTAGTDSGTDTDNITSDTTPTFRGTAEANAIVKLYDTDGTTEIGSVTADGVGNWTITVSALSAGAHTITAKATDTAGNQGAASTGLAVTIDTAAPAAPSAPDMTADTDSGTDTDNITSDTTPTFSGTAEANAIVKLYDTDGTTEIGSVTADGVGNWSITVSALSAGAHTITAKATDVAGNQGVASGGLSVTIDTAAPTAPSAPDMSAGSDSGTNTDNITSTTTPTFTGTAEANATVTLYDTDGSTVLGTGTADGSGNWSITASTLSAGAHTLTAKATDAAGNQGVASTGLSVTIDTTAPAAPSALTISSDTGSSATDGITSDTTLTIGGSAEANASVEVFKDGVSIGTTTANGAGAWSFDYTGTTLTEGSYAFTAIATDVAGNVGTASTAKAVTVDTTAPAVPAVTAISSDTGVDGADAITTDTTLVISGTAAANITVEVFKDGVSIGTTTADGTGAWSFDHTGTTLALATYAFTAKAQDSAGNASAASTALNVQVVTGPAAPTGLAISTDSGSSNSDGKTTDTTLILTGSAPANATVLVYRDGVSIGTTTADGTGAWTYDYTGTTLAEGTYAFTAVSRLLGQDSAASTAKTVVVDTTAPAAPSALTISSDTGNSATDGITSDTTLTIGGSAEANASVEVFKDGVSIGTATADGTGAWSFDYTGTTLAEGSYAFTAIATDLAGNVGTASTAKAVTVDTTAPAVPAVTAISTDTGTSGSDAITTDQTLVISGTAAANITVEVFKDGVSIGTTTADGTGAWSFDHTGTTLSLATYAFTAKAQDSAGGADRAGHFHR; encoded by the coding sequence ATGACACATTTCGCCAAGCCTCGCCGCTCCGTTTCCAGGTCCGCCACGGGCCAGATGCGCCTGTCTTCCATGCTGATGGCGCTTGAGCCTCGGCTGATGTTCGATGGCGCCGCCATGGCCGATGCGGTCGATCATGCCGCCGATGCGGCTGGTGACGATGCCGCCGCCATTGCCGCCCAGGCGGCGTCTGTCGCTGATGCCGCCGCCCCGGCCCCGGCCCGCAAGGAAGTGGCCTTCGTCGATACCGGCGTTGCCGATTACCAATCCCTGGTGGACAGCATCGGCGCCGGCATCGAAGTGGTGCTGATCGATGGCGGTGAAAGCGGCTTGGCCCAGATGGCCAAGTGGGCGCAAACCCATGCAGACTATGATGCCGTCCATATTCTCAGCCATGGCGATGATGGCGTTCTGGTCCTGGGCTCGGACACCATTGACGCCGCCGCCCTGTCACAGGCCGGTATTCAGGCCGGGTTTGCCGCCTTGGGTCAGGCTTTGTCGGCTGATGGCGATCTGCTGGTCTATGGCTGCTCGGTGGCGGCGAGCGAGGTGGGACGTACCTTTATCGCCAATCTGGCCACGGCCACCGGCGCGGATGTGGCTGCTTCCGACGATGTCACGGGGGCGGCAGGCCTGGGCGGGGATTGGTCGCTGGAGAGCCGGACAGGGATGGTGGAGGCCGCCGAATTTGTCATCTCGAGTTACCACTCATCCCTGAATGTTATTGGCACGACGGTCATAATGGGATCAAGTGCGGAGAGCGACGACTATGTGACGTCGATGGGGTCGGTCGGTGGCCAAGAGGGGTGGGCCGGTGTTGGCTGGTATTACAACGCTACGGTTTCAGACTCGCATGTCGAGATATTTGGCGGTGACGGAAACATACGTGTTGATATACAATCCAATACGATCACCATAACGTGGCCAGAAGACTCTAATGCCTATGGAGTGAATGAGTTTTACATAAGTTTTTCTGATGGAAGTCTTGCATCAATTGATGCTATATCAAGAACATCAGATGCAGATATAGATTATAGTGTGACTGGAGACGAGTATTCGTCGATACCTGACGGCGCCGGCATCTTTTCTATATCGTCGGAGAATTCAAAGGTTCTTGTGTTTTCAGCAATTCCCGAGCTCGCTAACCAACATGCTCTCCGTGGAACGCTGACCTTTTCCTTTACATCGACGGCCAACGCTCCCACCGGCCCCACCGTCACCTCGGTTGAGCGTCAAACCCCTGCCTCTGCCACCACCAACGCCGACAGTTTGACGTGGCGGGTGACGTTCAATGAAGCGGTCAGCAATCTGGCCGATGGCACGGTTGATTTCGACGTGGCCGAACTGACCGGCGAAAGCGTCAGTGTCGTTTCGGCTGGCGGCAACGCCTATGACGTGACGGTTTCCGGCGGCGATATCGCCAATCACACCGGCACCGTCACCTTGGGGCTGAAGGGCGGGCAGAACATCGTCAACGGCGCGTCCCAGGCGCTGTCCAGCATCACCCCCAGCGGCACCGATCAGCGCACCTTCACCCTGGACAACAGCGCCCCCGCTGCCCCCTCGGCCCCCGACATGACTGCCGGCACCGATAGCGGCACCGATACCGACAACATCACCAGCGACACCACGCCGACCTTCCGCGGCACGGCCGAGGCCAATGCCATCGTCAAGCTGTACGACACCGACGGCACCACGGAAATCGGGTCGGTCACCGCCGACGGGGTGGGCAATTGGACCATCACCGTGTCGGCCTTGTCGGCGGGGGCGCACACCATCACCGCCAAGGCCACCGACACGGCGGGCAACCAGGGCGCCGCGTCCACTGGGCTGGCGGTGACCATAGATACCGCCGCGCCGGCCGCGCCGTCGGCCCCGGACATGACCGCCGACACCGATAGCGGCACCGATACCGACAACATCACCAGCGACACCACGCCGACCTTCAGCGGCACCGCCGAGGCCAATGCCATCGTCAAGCTGTACGACACCGACGGCACCACGGAAATCGGTTCGGTCACCGCCGACGGGGTGGGCAATTGGTCGATCACCGTGTCGGCCTTGTCGGCGGGGGCGCATACCATCACCGCCAAGGCCACCGATGTCGCCGGCAACCAGGGCGTCGCCTCGGGCGGGCTGTCGGTGACCATCGACACCGCCGCGCCGACCGCCCCCTCGGCCCCGGACATGAGCGCCGGCAGCGACAGCGGCACCAATACCGACAACATCACCAGCACCACCACCCCCACCTTTACCGGCACGGCCGAAGCCAACGCCACGGTGACCCTGTACGACACCGACGGCAGCACCGTGCTGGGCACCGGCACCGCCGACGGGTCGGGCAATTGGTCGATCACCGCCTCGACGTTGTCGGCGGGGGCGCACACCCTCACCGCCAAGGCCACCGATGCGGCGGGCAATCAAGGCGTTGCCTCGACCGGGTTGTCGGTGACCATCGATACCACCGCACCGGCGGCGCCCTCGGCCTTGACCATCAGCAGCGACACTGGCAGCTCGGCCACCGACGGCATCACCAGCGACACCACCTTGACCATCGGCGGCAGCGCCGAGGCCAATGCCTCGGTCGAGGTGTTCAAGGACGGGGTGTCCATCGGCACCACCACCGCCAACGGCGCTGGCGCCTGGAGCTTCGATTACACCGGCACCACCCTGACCGAGGGCAGCTATGCCTTCACCGCCATCGCCACCGACGTGGCCGGCAATGTCGGCACCGCCTCGACCGCCAAGGCGGTGACGGTGGATACCACCGCGCCGGCGGTGCCGGCGGTTACCGCCATTTCCAGCGATACCGGCGTCGATGGCGCCGACGCCATCACCACCGACACCACCTTGGTGATCAGCGGCACGGCGGCGGCCAATATCACCGTCGAAGTGTTCAAGGATGGGGTGTCCATCGGCACCACCACCGCCGACGGCACCGGCGCCTGGTCTTTCGACCACACCGGCACCACCTTGGCCCTGGCCACCTATGCCTTCACCGCCAAGGCCCAGGATAGCGCCGGCAATGCCAGCGCCGCCTCGACCGCGCTCAACGTGCAGGTGGTGACGGGGCCGGCGGCGCCGACCGGGCTGGCCATTTCCACCGATAGCGGCAGTTCCAACAGCGATGGCAAGACCACCGACACGACGCTGATCCTCACCGGCTCGGCTCCGGCCAATGCCACCGTGCTGGTCTATCGCGATGGCGTGTCCATCGGCACCACCACCGCCGACGGCACCGGCGCCTGGACCTATGATTACACCGGCACCACCCTGGCCGAGGGGACCTATGCCTTCACCGCCGTGTCGCGGTTGTTGGGCCAGGACAGCGCCGCGTCCACCGCCAAGACTGTGGTGGTCGATACCACCGCGCCGGCGGCGCCCTCGGCCTTGACCATCAGCAGCGACACTGGCAACTCGGCCACCGACGGCATCACCAGCGACACCACCTTGACCATCGGCGGGAGCGCCGAGGCCAATGCCTCGGTCGAGGTGTTCAAGGACGGGGTGTCCATCGGCACCGCCACCGCCGACGGCACCGGCGCCTGGAGCTTTGATTACACCGGCACCACCCTGGCCGAGGGCAGCTATGCCTTCACCGCCATCGCCACCGACTTGGCCGGCAATGTCGGCACCGCCTCGACCGCCAAGGCGGTGACGGTGGATACCACCGCGCCGGCGGTGCCGGCGGTTACCGCCATCTCCACCGACACCGGCACCTCGGGCAGTGATGCCATCACCACCGACCAGACCCTGGTGATCAGCGGCACGGCGGCGGCCAATATCACCGTCGAAGTGTTCAAGGATGGGGTGTCCATCGGCACCACCACCGCCGACGGTACCGGTGCCTGGTCTTTCGACCACACCGGCACCACCTTGTCCCTGGCCACCTATGCCTTCACCGCCAAGGCTCAGGATAGCGCCGGCGGCGCCGACCGGGCTGGCCATTTCCACCGATAG